One window from the genome of Brachyspira hampsonii encodes:
- a CDS encoding acetylxylan esterase, with protein sequence MAFFDLSLEELYKYKGSGEEPKDFDEFWIDTLNENNHKTDTEYTLVDTHLKLFDVWNVSFKGYAAHKINGWYIAPKYARENNEKLTCIMCYPGYGGGRDYPNKHLLFPSAGYSVFVMEVRGQGAEGGNGATTPDPVGSTPHADGFLTMGILDKKDYFYKRVFIDAFKSVEAAKEHSLTGKIAVNGTSQGGGISLALLGLSALKKEKIEAAMIDVPFLCDYKRASTITDTLPYNEIARFCKTNRMHEKTAFETLSYFDGSFFAKRSKVKALFSVGLMDIICPPSTVFAAYNNYAGEKSINVYTFNGHEGGDNEQSERKLEFLNSLNL encoded by the coding sequence ATGGCTTTTTTTGATTTAAGTTTAGAAGAACTTTATAAGTATAAGGGAAGCGGCGAAGAGCCTAAAGATTTTGATGAATTTTGGATTGATACTTTAAATGAAAATAATCATAAAACAGATACTGAATATACTTTAGTAGATACGCATTTAAAATTGTTTGATGTATGGAATGTATCATTCAAAGGTTATGCAGCTCATAAAATAAATGGTTGGTATATAGCACCTAAATATGCAAGAGAAAATAATGAGAAATTAACTTGTATAATGTGCTATCCCGGATACGGCGGCGGAAGAGATTATCCTAATAAACATTTACTTTTTCCTTCAGCAGGATACAGTGTATTCGTAATGGAGGTAAGAGGGCAGGGAGCAGAAGGAGGAAACGGAGCAACAACTCCTGATCCTGTAGGTTCAACTCCCCATGCTGACGGATTTCTCACTATGGGAATATTAGACAAAAAAGATTATTTTTATAAAAGAGTTTTTATAGATGCATTTAAATCCGTTGAGGCTGCAAAAGAGCATTCTCTTACAGGTAAAATTGCTGTAAATGGTACTAGTCAGGGCGGAGGTATATCACTTGCACTTTTAGGACTTTCGGCACTTAAAAAAGAAAAAATTGAAGCTGCTATGATAGATGTTCCTTTCTTATGCGATTATAAAAGAGCCTCAACAATTACAGATACTTTGCCTTATAATGAAATAGCAAGATTCTGCAAAACTAATAGAATGCATGAAAAAACTGCTTTTGAAACTTTATCATATTTTGATGGAAGTTTCTTTGCTAAAAGGTCTAAAGTTAAGGCTTTATTTTCAGTTGGTCTTATGGATATTATATGTCCTCCTTCTACTGTGTTTGCTGCTTATAATAATTATGCTGGAGAAAAGTCTATTAATGTTTATACTTTTAATGGACATGAGGGAGGGGATAATGAGCAGAGTGAAAGAAAATTAGAATTTTTGAATTCATTAAATTTATAG
- a CDS encoding AlbA family DNA-binding domain-containing protein, translating into MKIVSGRFFSKSELRNRILRDVVISILFLFIIILVYMQIRSPIPIKFIFKSLFQDVKTSIVEEYSKIFYPTYYFSMQMTPIFDIVNQAPEAYKILITNFFPKHTFIEEAAMQVGNNYMSITKEGNGYKVVGHIVTNSSSNQYSSVPFEQLSIDSFYIKDGKPYIHLIYIANKNIAFEYISQFNVNFNDVELRDIDDMYAYLITGNSKITFPISYSATNEMKDNLDYSVIADIMIDEFNGTNEDMIKVSYKDNNYWGYKGTFSVANNNIKIGIIIPEKALISKIQIPIILFLVVFVIITVVIIVMLAIHYIRMIEELKRNHMNITKIIEEGENTNVEFKSTLRYDSNTKKINKALEEVIMKSIAAFSNTEGGRLFIGIANDGKIIGLEHDYSTLRQPNRDFFELHLRTLIETYYGNAFSAEGIRIDFVDHNGKDICIVYIRKGREPVYTKITNKQGAKEEKFYIRVGNSSREIANASEIIAYVKKHFR; encoded by the coding sequence ATGAAGATTGTATCTGGCAGATTTTTTTCTAAATCTGAACTAAGAAATAGAATATTGAGGGATGTGGTTATTTCCATTTTGTTCTTGTTTATAATCATTTTGGTTTATATGCAGATTAGAAGCCCTATACCTATAAAATTTATTTTTAAATCACTTTTTCAAGATGTGAAAACTTCAATAGTAGAAGAATATTCTAAAATATTTTATCCCACATACTATTTTTCCATGCAGATGACGCCTATATTTGATATAGTTAATCAGGCTCCTGAGGCATATAAAATCTTAATAACTAATTTCTTTCCAAAGCATACTTTTATAGAAGAAGCAGCAATGCAGGTAGGTAATAATTATATGTCTATTACTAAAGAAGGAAACGGATATAAAGTCGTCGGACATATTGTAACGAACAGCAGCAGCAATCAATATTCATCTGTTCCTTTTGAACAGCTTAGTATTGATTCTTTCTATATAAAAGACGGTAAGCCATATATACATTTAATATATATAGCTAATAAAAATATAGCTTTTGAATATATTTCTCAGTTTAATGTAAATTTTAATGATGTAGAGCTTAGAGATATTGATGACATGTATGCTTATCTTATAACAGGAAACAGCAAAATTACTTTTCCTATATCATATTCTGCTACAAATGAAATGAAAGATAATTTGGATTATAGTGTAATAGCTGATATTATGATTGATGAATTTAATGGAACTAATGAAGATATGATAAAAGTTTCATATAAGGATAATAATTATTGGGGATATAAAGGTACTTTCTCAGTTGCCAATAATAATATAAAAATAGGAATCATCATTCCGGAAAAAGCTTTAATCAGTAAAATACAAATACCTATAATATTATTTTTGGTTGTATTTGTAATTATTACTGTAGTTATAATAGTGATGCTGGCAATACATTATATTAGAATGATAGAAGAATTAAAAAGAAATCATATGAATATAACAAAAATAATAGAAGAAGGCGAAAATACTAATGTAGAGTTTAAATCCACATTAAGATATGACAGTAATACAAAAAAAATAAATAAGGCTTTAGAAGAAGTTATTATGAAATCTATTGCGGCATTCAGTAATACTGAAGGCGGAAGATTGTTTATAGGAATTGCTAATGATGGGAAAATAATAGGACTTGAACATGATTATTCTACATTAAGACAGCCTAATAGAGATTTTTTTGAACTGCATTTAAGAACACTTATAGAAACATATTATGGCAATGCTTTTTCTGCTGAGGGAATAAGAATTGATTTTGTGGATCATAATGGCAAAGATATATGTATTGTTTATATAAGAAAAGGAAGAGAACCTGTATATACTAAAATAACAAATAAACAAGGTGCTAAAGAAGAAAAATTTTATATAAGAGTTGGAAATTCTTCTAGGGAAATTGCAAATGCAAGCGAAATAATAGCTTATGTAAAAAAACATTTTAGGTAA
- a CDS encoding HAD family hydrolase: MKLFFSDYDMTIYIYEKIDESVFDAIKKWREAGNLFIIATGRNKFSIFEHIERHGLEFDYLIANNGALVFNNKKEMIFKDAFDDKVSYKVIRFLHEKFGGTVEIVNDNYLISVKSKDGNDILPFRVDKKIDIEQIETVKNIIQINKMTPNAETTEITANIINKEFEEVTAYANIRTIDIVKNTVNKANGVDFVYRLLNKNNNVEKIITAGDSNNDIEMIKKYDGYIQMDANKRIKSITNKYFNFISDIIYKEL; encoded by the coding sequence ATGAAATTGTTTTTTAGTGATTATGATATGACTATTTATATTTATGAAAAAATTGATGAAAGTGTTTTTGATGCTATAAAAAAATGGCGAGAAGCTGGAAACCTATTTATTATTGCAACAGGAAGAAATAAATTTTCTATATTTGAACATATTGAAAGGCATGGATTGGAATTCGATTATTTGATAGCCAATAACGGAGCTTTAGTATTCAATAATAAAAAAGAAATGATATTTAAAGATGCTTTTGATGATAAAGTGTCATATAAAGTAATAAGATTTCTGCATGAAAAATTCGGCGGTACAGTAGAAATAGTAAATGATAATTATTTAATATCTGTAAAATCAAAAGATGGAAATGATATACTTCCTTTTAGAGTTGATAAAAAGATAGATATAGAGCAAATAGAAACCGTAAAAAATATTATACAAATAAATAAAATGACTCCTAATGCTGAAACTACTGAAATAACGGCAAATATTATTAATAAAGAATTTGAAGAAGTAACAGCTTATGCTAATATTAGAACTATTGATATAGTAAAAAATACAGTTAATAAAGCGAATGGAGTTGATTTTGTATATAGACTATTAAATAAAAATAATAATGTAGAAAAAATAATAACTGCAGGCGATTCCAACAATGATATAGAAATGATAAAAAAATATGACGGCTATATACAGATGGATGCTAATAAAAGAATTAAATCTATAACAAATAAATATTTTAATTTTATTTCTGATATTATTTATAAAGAGTTATAA
- the trxB gene encoding thioredoxin-disulfide reductase — protein MSVYDSIIIGGGPAGLSAMLYLGRALTNSILIEKKGIGGQMMSTDSVENYLGFPEEMSAFELVARMQQHAEKFSKNEIVYDEVIKVENIKDEVKKVITADGKTYETKTIILAMGGFAKKLGTKGEDTFGGKGVSYCATCDGAFYRNKTVAVVGGGNSAFDEAYFLTRFVNKIYLVHRRKEFRAEPINVKHLTDTGKVEYVLDSVIDEICGDGKVNNIKIKNVVDGSIHDQTVDGVFVFVGQEPATHFLKDTGLELKDTGHIVTDMSTMETNIPGVFACGDSILKPVRQVANAVGEGAVAAMSVTHYLNKA, from the coding sequence ATGTCTGTATATGATAGCATCATAATAGGCGGAGGTCCTGCAGGTCTTTCTGCTATGCTTTATTTAGGAAGAGCTTTAACAAATTCTATTTTGATAGAAAAGAAAGGTATTGGCGGTCAGATGATGAGCACTGATTCGGTTGAGAATTATTTAGGTTTTCCTGAAGAAATGAGTGCATTTGAGCTTGTAGCAAGAATGCAGCAGCATGCTGAAAAATTCTCTAAAAATGAAATAGTTTATGATGAAGTTATAAAAGTAGAAAATATTAAAGATGAAGTGAAGAAAGTTATTACTGCTGACGGCAAAACTTATGAAACAAAGACTATAATACTTGCTATGGGCGGATTCGCTAAAAAATTAGGAACAAAAGGCGAAGATACATTTGGAGGAAAAGGAGTTTCATATTGTGCTACTTGCGACGGTGCCTTTTACAGAAATAAAACTGTTGCTGTAGTCGGAGGAGGAAACAGTGCTTTTGATGAGGCTTATTTCCTTACAAGATTTGTTAATAAAATATATTTAGTTCACAGAAGAAAAGAATTCAGAGCTGAACCTATAAATGTTAAGCATTTAACAGACACTGGAAAAGTAGAATATGTACTTGATTCTGTGATAGATGAGATTTGCGGAGACGGCAAAGTTAATAATATAAAAATAAAAAATGTAGTAGACGGTTCTATACATGATCAGACTGTAGACGGTGTATTTGTTTTCGTAGGTCAGGAGCCTGCAACTCATTTCTTAAAAGACACAGGATTAGAATTAAAAGATACAGGACATATAGTTACAGACATGTCTACAATGGAAACTAATATTCCTGGAGTATTTGCCTGCGGAGATTCTATATTAAAACCGGTTCGTCAGGTTGCTAATGCTGTTGGAGAAGGTGCGGTTGCTGCTATGAGCGTAACTCATTATTTAAATAAGGCTTAA
- a CDS encoding amidohydrolase encodes MNKKTLLPIILLILSFIVIGCNGGSKYADTVITGTIYTSETNQKIVNAIAIKDGVYQYVGDEEGVKEFIGDNTEVINLESGMAMPSFFEAHAHAELGGIGKLYQVELYDGKSMQDYERIVSNFLAEHEGLKILRGSGWGNGYTPKNGPTKDVLDRISTEIPIVLTSQDYHSIWVNSKAMEIAGVDADTPDVEGGVIERDPVTKEPTGTFREKAQDLILAKLPDYSIEEYKNGILSYQDEALSYGVTSIFNPLLNMNSDGKNLFSALNELDKSGDLKLTYFSGYQVLADNDPISNLNVIADLKKQANGNKFKLTTVKLFADGVVEGKTAYLLEDYASDPGFRSVGLWEQDFMNEVCLKAEELGLQIHIHSIGDAAARLSINALDYVQKQTGAANKRHAITHLQVVNKDDIKRMGELNIVAVTNPYWFFKEDGYYYELELPYLGEERASKEYPMKDLFDAGCVVSLASDYPVTVPPRPLDGIQIGATRMNLEGEAESLLGEDQIVSVEQMMDSATINGAYQNFAEDTLGSIKVGKKADFIILDQNILEIVPTDITKTKVLKTYIDGKLVYQAE; translated from the coding sequence GTGAACAAAAAAACATTATTACCAATCATTTTACTAATTTTATCTTTTATTGTAATCGGTTGTAATGGCGGAAGTAAATATGCTGATACTGTAATAACCGGTACAATATACACATCTGAAACTAATCAGAAAATAGTGAATGCTATCGCTATTAAAGATGGTGTATACCAATATGTCGGAGATGAAGAAGGAGTAAAAGAGTTTATAGGTGATAATACCGAAGTTATTAATTTAGAAAGCGGTATGGCAATGCCTAGTTTTTTTGAAGCTCATGCACATGCTGAGTTAGGTGGTATAGGTAAATTATACCAAGTAGAATTATATGATGGAAAGTCTATGCAGGATTATGAGAGAATAGTTTCAAATTTCCTTGCTGAACATGAGGGTTTGAAAATATTGAGAGGTTCAGGATGGGGTAATGGATATACTCCTAAAAACGGACCTACTAAAGATGTTCTTGATAGAATTTCTACAGAAATTCCTATAGTATTAACATCACAGGATTATCATTCTATATGGGTAAACTCTAAAGCTATGGAAATTGCTGGAGTAGATGCTGATACTCCAGATGTTGAAGGCGGAGTGATAGAAAGAGATCCTGTTACTAAAGAACCTACAGGAACTTTCAGAGAAAAAGCTCAGGATTTGATATTGGCTAAATTGCCTGATTATTCTATAGAAGAATATAAAAATGGAATACTATCATATCAAGATGAAGCTTTATCTTATGGAGTTACATCTATATTCAATCCTTTATTGAATATGAACTCAGATGGTAAAAATTTATTTTCTGCTTTAAATGAACTTGATAAAAGCGGAGATTTAAAATTAACTTATTTTTCAGGCTATCAGGTATTAGCAGATAATGACCCTATATCAAATTTAAATGTAATAGCTGATTTGAAAAAACAAGCTAATGGAAATAAATTTAAGCTTACAACAGTAAAATTATTTGCTGATGGAGTGGTAGAGGGTAAGACTGCTTACTTACTTGAGGATTATGCTTCTGATCCCGGATTTAGAAGTGTAGGATTATGGGAGCAGGACTTTATGAATGAAGTATGTTTGAAAGCTGAAGAGTTAGGGCTTCAAATACATATACATTCTATAGGAGATGCAGCGGCAAGACTTTCTATAAATGCCCTTGATTATGTACAAAAACAAACAGGTGCCGCTAATAAAAGACATGCTATAACACATTTGCAAGTAGTTAACAAAGATGATATAAAAAGAATGGGAGAATTAAATATAGTTGCTGTTACAAACCCTTATTGGTTTTTTAAAGAAGATGGATATTATTATGAATTAGAACTTCCTTATTTAGGAGAAGAAAGAGCTAGTAAAGAATATCCTATGAAAGACTTATTTGATGCAGGATGTGTAGTATCACTTGCAAGCGATTATCCTGTAACAGTTCCTCCTAGACCTTTAGACGGCATACAGATTGGTGCTACAAGAATGAATTTAGAAGGAGAAGCTGAATCATTACTTGGGGAAGATCAAATAGTAAGTGTTGAACAGATGATGGATTCTGCCACAATAAATGGTGCTTATCAGAATTTTGCTGAAGATACTTTGGGTTCTATCAAAGTAGGAAAGAAAGCAGATTTTATAATATTGGATCAAAATATACTTGAGATAGTGCCTACAGATATTACAAAAACTAAAGTATTAAAAACTTATATAGATGGAAAATTAGTTTATCAGGCAGAATAA
- a CDS encoding secondary thiamine-phosphate synthase enzyme YjbQ has translation MKSYRKVLEINYPKRRGYMNITQEVQKCLNESGIKEGLVLCNAMNITASVFINDDESGLHQDFEVWLEKLAPEKPHSQYNHNGYEDNADAHMKRQLMGREVVVAVTDGKLDFGTWEQIFYGEYDGKRVKRVLIKIIGE, from the coding sequence ATGAAATCTTACAGAAAAGTTTTAGAAATAAATTATCCAAAAAGAAGAGGATATATGAATATTACCCAAGAAGTTCAGAAATGCCTAAATGAAAGCGGTATTAAAGAGGGACTTGTTTTATGCAATGCTATGAATATAACAGCAAGCGTATTTATCAATGATGATGAAAGCGGACTTCATCAGGATTTTGAAGTATGGCTTGAAAAATTAGCTCCTGAAAAACCTCATAGTCAATATAATCATAATGGCTATGAAGATAATGCCGACGCTCATATGAAAAGACAATTAATGGGAAGAGAAGTTGTAGTGGCTGTTACAGACGGCAAACTTGATTTCGGAACTTGGGAGCAGATTTTTTATGGAGAATATGACGGAAAAAGAGTGAAAAGAGTATTGATAAAAATTATAGGGGAATGA
- a CDS encoding FAD:protein FMN transferase, which produces MKKKIYFSIPIIAVALIVSISFYMSRNKYITATVVISDTILNITAETSDKNMDKLIESIRNEINRIDNILNPYNTSSEIGIINKESLSGKTEIEISDEMAHIFTTGLRYSRLNPSFDISVRPLIELWGFGVKENQTVPLKQDIDNALANIDYSAVSIITNDENKNILKLSKPLTFDFGSYGKGYIIEKLKNIFAEYNIKNYLIDYGGDTYANGVNSRGKPWVIAIRNPRNDADGYLGLLETTNCTIVTSGDYERYFTQDGTNYHHIIDAEIGYPTYNSISATIVHTNAEEADALSTTAFLMGTNFFTNEAFKYKEAYIVTSQGELFIVTNDNF; this is translated from the coding sequence ATGAAAAAAAAGATTTATTTTTCTATACCAATAATAGCAGTAGCATTAATAGTATCCATTTCATTTTATATGTCAAGGAATAAATATATAACAGCTACTGTAGTAATAAGCGATACTATACTTAATATAACAGCAGAGACTTCTGATAAGAATATGGATAAACTTATAGAGAGTATTAGAAATGAGATAAATAGAATTGATAATATACTAAATCCGTATAATACTTCAAGCGAAATAGGAATAATAAATAAAGAAAGTTTATCAGGAAAAACTGAAATAGAAATTTCAGATGAAATGGCACATATATTTACAACAGGATTAAGGTATTCAAGATTAAATCCATCTTTTGATATAAGTGTAAGACCTTTAATAGAGTTATGGGGATTTGGAGTAAAAGAAAATCAGACAGTACCTTTAAAACAGGATATAGATAATGCTTTAGCTAATATAGATTATTCAGCTGTGAGTATAATTACAAATGATGAAAATAAAAATATATTAAAATTATCAAAACCATTAACATTTGATTTTGGATCTTATGGTAAAGGTTATATAATAGAGAAATTAAAAAATATATTTGCAGAATATAATATAAAGAATTATTTAATAGATTATGGAGGAGATACCTATGCAAACGGAGTTAATAGCAGAGGTAAGCCTTGGGTAATAGCAATTAGAAATCCAAGAAATGATGCTGACGGATATTTAGGTCTTTTAGAAACTACAAATTGTACAATAGTAACAAGCGGAGATTATGAGAGGTATTTTACTCAGGACGGCACTAATTATCATCATATAATAGATGCAGAAATAGGATATCCCACTTATAACAGTATATCTGCCACTATAGTTCATACAAATGCTGAAGAAGCTGATGCTCTATCAACAACAGCATTTTTGATGGGTACTAATTTCTTTACAAATGAGGCTTTTAAATATAAAGAGGCTTATATTGTAACTTCTCAGGGTGAATTATTCATAGTAACTAATGATAATTTTTAA
- a CDS encoding YifB family Mg chelatase-like AAA ATPase, translating to MHTKIYSEALYGIEGIPIVIEVNISEGLPKFDVVGLPDQAVNEAKERVIAAINNSDRFFPPKRITINLAPADLKKTGSMYDLAFALGILSSSAQVFFSDFMDKTIILGELALDGSVREVKGIFSMLLNAKELGIKNAVIPFNNIEEANIIEGLNLYPVKTLKEAIDTIEGKKAPIISEGKFNFNSEENENIDFSDVKGQEYAKRAAMIAAAGGHNFIMIGSPGCGKTLIAKRIPTILPPLTFEEALEVTKIYSSYGLLSKNIPIVKKRPFRIPHHTSSYVSLVGGGRNIKAGEITLAHNGVLFLDEFVEFQSSALQTLREPMEEKSITISRANGSISFPANFTLIAAMNPCPCGYYGDEKHTCRCSDIARKKYIAKLSGPILDRIDISIEVRAVEYAKMTSKADGESSASMRKTVIEARKKQEKRFKDNGLKIFSNSSMGIKDTEKFCILDDKAKNLLNMAMERFSMSARSYNKILKVSRTIADLDDKDIIGAEHVTEALQYRFNFNN from the coding sequence ATGCATACAAAAATATATTCAGAAGCTCTTTACGGCATAGAAGGAATACCTATTGTAATAGAAGTTAATATATCTGAAGGTTTGCCTAAATTCGATGTTGTAGGATTACCGGATCAGGCAGTAAATGAAGCAAAAGAGAGAGTAATTGCTGCTATAAACAACAGCGACAGATTTTTCCCTCCTAAAAGAATAACTATAAATTTAGCCCCTGCTGACTTAAAGAAAACAGGAAGTATGTATGATTTGGCATTCGCTTTGGGAATACTATCCTCAAGTGCTCAGGTATTTTTTTCTGACTTTATGGATAAAACTATAATACTTGGAGAATTGGCTCTTGACGGAAGTGTAAGGGAAGTTAAAGGAATATTCTCAATGCTTTTAAATGCTAAGGAATTGGGTATAAAAAATGCTGTAATACCATTTAATAATATAGAAGAAGCTAATATCATTGAAGGACTTAATTTATACCCTGTAAAAACTTTAAAAGAGGCGATAGATACAATAGAAGGAAAAAAAGCTCCTATCATATCAGAAGGCAAATTTAATTTTAATAGCGAAGAAAATGAAAATATAGATTTTTCAGATGTTAAAGGTCAGGAATATGCTAAAAGGGCAGCAATGATAGCAGCAGCAGGCGGACATAATTTTATAATGATAGGCTCTCCCGGATGCGGTAAAACTTTGATAGCAAAAAGAATACCTACAATACTCCCTCCTCTCACCTTTGAAGAAGCCCTTGAAGTTACAAAAATATATTCTTCTTACGGACTATTGTCAAAAAATATTCCTATAGTAAAAAAACGTCCGTTTAGAATACCTCATCATACTTCTTCTTATGTAAGTTTAGTGGGAGGAGGCAGAAATATAAAGGCAGGAGAAATAACATTGGCTCATAATGGAGTTTTGTTCCTTGATGAATTTGTAGAGTTTCAAAGCTCAGCACTTCAAACATTAAGAGAACCTATGGAAGAAAAAAGTATAACAATAAGCAGAGCAAATGGAAGTATTTCCTTTCCTGCTAATTTTACTTTAATTGCCGCTATGAACCCTTGTCCTTGCGGTTATTACGGAGATGAAAAACATACATGCCGATGCTCTGATATAGCTAGAAAAAAATATATAGCTAAACTTTCAGGTCCTATACTTGATAGAATAGATATATCAATAGAAGTTCGTGCAGTTGAGTATGCTAAGATGACTTCAAAAGCCGATGGCGAGAGTTCTGCCTCTATGCGTAAAACAGTTATTGAGGCTAGAAAAAAACAGGAGAAAAGATTCAAAGATAACGGACTTAAAATATTTTCTAATTCATCTATGGGCATAAAAGATACTGAAAAGTTCTGCATATTAGATGATAAAGCTAAAAATTTACTTAATATGGCTATGGAAAGATTTTCAATGAGTGCAAGAAGCTATAATAAAATATTGAAAGTATCAAGAACTATAGCAGACTTAGATGACAAAGACATAATAGGAGCAGAACATGTAACAGAGGCTTTGCAGTACAGATTTAATTTTAATAACTGA
- a CDS encoding S66 peptidase family protein → MIKPKRLEKGNTIGIITPSSACPKNKLYEGIEYLESRGYKIKLSKHVFDNYNGYGGNDEARAEDLNNFFKDDKVDAIICSRGGYGAVRILDKLNYDIIKSNNKIFAGYSDITSFHLAFYEKTKLITFHAPMVSIDMIKGKSFDEASLNNMFDVLESKEKIIYKNPDGSEFESISYGNDGKAEGILIGGNFIVMMSSFGTEYFPKLNKDYILYIEEVDEKPYKIDRIISAIFNSKEIGKSIRGIVVGDFENCDLLEGEKETGFRTAKETIIERFSNLNIPVLTNVKCGHGKTKLTIAHGAMVKIDAENKSFETLENVLI, encoded by the coding sequence ATGATAAAGCCAAAAAGATTAGAAAAAGGAAATACTATAGGCATAATAACTCCTTCAAGTGCATGCCCTAAAAATAAACTCTATGAGGGAATAGAATATTTAGAAAGCAGAGGATACAAGATAAAATTATCAAAACATGTATTTGATAATTATAATGGATACGGCGGAAATGATGAGGCAAGGGCTGAAGACTTAAATAATTTCTTTAAAGACGATAAAGTTGATGCAATAATATGTTCAAGAGGCGGATACGGTGCAGTTAGAATACTTGATAAGTTAAATTACGATATCATAAAAAGCAATAATAAAATATTTGCAGGCTACAGCGATATAACTTCTTTTCATTTGGCTTTTTATGAAAAAACAAAACTCATTACCTTTCATGCCCCAATGGTAAGCATAGATATGATAAAAGGAAAATCATTTGATGAAGCCTCATTGAATAATATGTTTGATGTTTTAGAGAGTAAAGAAAAAATAATTTATAAAAATCCTGACGGATCAGAATTTGAAAGCATATCTTATGGAAATGATGGAAAAGCAGAAGGAATATTAATAGGCGGGAACTTCATTGTCATGATGTCTAGTTTCGGCACAGAATATTTTCCGAAATTAAATAAGGATTATATATTATATATAGAAGAAGTAGATGAAAAACCTTATAAGATTGATAGAATTATATCTGCTATATTTAATTCAAAAGAAATAGGCAAATCTATAAGAGGAATTGTAGTTGGTGATTTTGAAAACTGCGATTTGCTTGAAGGAGAAAAAGAAACAGGATTTAGAACTGCCAAAGAAACTATAATAGAAAGATTCAGCAATTTAAATATACCTGTACTTACAAATGTAAAATGCGGACATGGTAAAACTAAACTCACTATTGCACATGGTGCTATGGTAAAGATTGATGCTGAAAATAAAAGTTTTGAAACATTAGAAAATGTACTGATTTAA
- the prmC gene encoding peptide chain release factor N(5)-glutamine methyltransferase — translation MNINQAVINYAKQLEKINDDYKVSYIESQTIIMHSLNMNKIKLISEGLRELTEEEINIIDSFIKRRLNYEPISYITNKKEFYGFCFYVDNNVLIPRPETEELIDLVLDYTNDKDNISICDIGSGSGNIPLTLKKLFLEQNKNIDITAIEISNGAFEVIKKNALNILGDERLINIINADALEFIPKRKFDIIVSNAPYVALKDKDSLQKDLEFEPQNALYSGLDGLDFYKSFLSIIERYLKDDGAFFFEIGCNQGKALADICHSFNIKNALVKKDLNGKDRFLVCYNIKNS, via the coding sequence TTGAATATAAATCAAGCAGTAATAAATTATGCTAAACAATTAGAAAAAATCAATGATGATTATAAAGTGTCTTATATTGAGTCACAGACTATCATAATGCATTCTTTAAATATGAATAAAATAAAGTTAATATCCGAAGGACTTAGAGAATTAACTGAAGAGGAAATAAATATAATAGATAGTTTTATAAAAAGAAGATTAAATTATGAGCCTATATCATACATTACAAATAAAAAAGAGTTTTACGGTTTTTGTTTTTATGTTGATAATAATGTGCTTATACCAAGACCGGAAACTGAAGAGCTTATCGACTTGGTATTAGATTATACAAATGATAAAGATAATATTTCAATATGCGATATTGGTTCAGGAAGCGGAAATATACCTTTAACATTAAAAAAATTATTTTTAGAGCAGAATAAAAATATTGATATTACAGCTATTGAAATAAGTAATGGTGCTTTTGAAGTTATAAAGAAAAATGCTTTAAATATATTGGGAGATGAAAGATTAATAAATATAATAAATGCAGATGCTTTGGAGTTTATACCTAAGAGAAAATTTGATATAATAGTTTCAAATGCTCCTTATGTAGCTTTAAAAGATAAAGATTCACTTCAAAAAGATTTGGAGTTTGAGCCTCAAAATGCTCTATATTCCGGACTTGACGGACTTGATTTTTACAAAAGTTTTTTAAGTATTATAGAAAGATATTTAAAAGATGATGGGGCTTTCTTTTTTGAAATAGGCTGTAATCAGGGGAAGGCATTGGCTGATATATGTCATTCTTTTAATATAAAAAATGCATTAGTAAAAAAAGATTTAAACGGAAAAGATAGATTTCTTGTTTGTTATAATATAAAGAACTCTTAA